In one Pseudodesulfovibrio tunisiensis genomic region, the following are encoded:
- a CDS encoding LpxI family protein: protein MTIGLIAGGRKFPVLVAQGIKARGHKLVVAGFSGHTNMDVVPLADVWKELKLGKLAQLIKFFKSNGVQRVIMAGTINKPKVMDLRFLDMRAMKLIFRIKGRGDAQILQAFGEELEAEGMPVEPAHLYLPDLLTPAGVLTERQPDEHEWEDLRFGWKVGKELGKLDIGQCLVVKQAVVAAVEALEGTDETIRRGCSLAGEGCVVVKVFKPGQQDQVDLPSLGADTIHIMAEHGATCLGIEAEKSLFFDREEALAAARKAGISIVGLTADQIGS from the coding sequence ATGACCATAGGACTGATTGCCGGAGGCCGGAAATTCCCGGTTCTCGTGGCTCAGGGAATCAAGGCTCGTGGCCATAAACTGGTGGTGGCCGGATTTTCCGGCCACACCAATATGGATGTGGTGCCCCTTGCCGATGTCTGGAAGGAACTGAAGCTCGGCAAGCTCGCCCAGCTCATCAAGTTCTTCAAGAGCAACGGCGTGCAGCGCGTTATCATGGCCGGGACCATCAACAAGCCCAAGGTCATGGATCTCAGATTTCTGGACATGCGCGCCATGAAACTCATCTTTCGCATCAAGGGCAGGGGAGACGCGCAGATTCTTCAGGCTTTCGGCGAGGAACTCGAAGCCGAGGGCATGCCTGTCGAGCCCGCCCACCTCTATCTTCCCGATCTGCTGACTCCGGCTGGGGTGCTGACGGAACGTCAACCCGACGAACACGAATGGGAGGACTTGCGTTTCGGCTGGAAAGTGGGCAAGGAGCTCGGCAAGCTCGACATCGGCCAGTGCCTTGTGGTCAAGCAGGCCGTGGTTGCGGCTGTCGAAGCTCTGGAAGGCACGGATGAAACCATTCGCCGCGGCTGTTCCCTTGCCGGAGAAGGCTGCGTGGTGGTCAAGGTGTTCAAGCCCGGTCAGCAGGATCAGGTGGATTTGCCCAGTCTGGGAGCGGATACCATTCACATCATGGCCGAGCATGGCGCGACCTGTCTTGGCATTGAGGCTGAAAAAAGCCTGTTTTTTGATCGTGAAGAAGCGCTTGCTGCGGCCCGCAAGGCCGGAATTTCCATCGTCGGACTGACGGCGGATCAGATCGGTTCCTGA
- the lpxD gene encoding UDP-3-O-(3-hydroxymyristoyl)glucosamine N-acyltransferase yields the protein MSYLLSELAERLGLEFLGDDVEITGVNTLDKAGPGELSFLVNPKYAAQLETTGASCILTDRTHAESVDCALISANVYMDLARILHVFARPHGCFKGISELAYIHPDAQVDPSATVYPFAFVGENAKVGEDCVIFSGCYVGEDAILEKGCILYPNAVVMGQCVLRENVILQPGAVIGGDGYGYAQTPAGHMKIPQIGRVELGGNVEIGSNSAIDRAALDVTRVGEGTKIDNLVQVAHNVEIGQHCLIISQVGIAGSTKVGNGVILAGQVGVADNVSIGDNVQVAAQSGIAGNVAEGAKLMGSPAIPVKQYMRAGGVCLPRLPELFKRVKQLERELEQLKAVSGENDG from the coding sequence ATGTCGTATCTGCTTTCCGAACTTGCCGAGCGGCTCGGGCTTGAATTCCTGGGTGACGACGTTGAAATCACGGGCGTGAATACCCTGGACAAGGCCGGGCCGGGCGAGTTGTCCTTTCTGGTCAACCCGAAATACGCCGCACAACTGGAAACGACCGGTGCGTCCTGCATTCTGACGGACAGGACGCACGCCGAATCCGTGGACTGCGCCTTGATCAGCGCCAATGTCTACATGGACCTTGCCAGGATTCTGCATGTGTTCGCCAGGCCGCACGGATGCTTCAAGGGCATCAGCGAGCTGGCCTACATTCATCCTGATGCGCAGGTTGATCCTTCGGCCACGGTGTATCCCTTCGCTTTTGTGGGGGAGAACGCCAAGGTCGGCGAAGACTGCGTGATTTTTTCCGGTTGCTATGTCGGGGAAGACGCCATTCTGGAAAAGGGGTGCATTCTGTATCCCAATGCCGTTGTCATGGGACAGTGCGTTCTTCGCGAAAACGTCATTCTTCAACCCGGCGCCGTGATTGGCGGGGACGGGTACGGTTATGCCCAGACTCCGGCCGGACATATGAAGATTCCTCAGATCGGACGTGTCGAGCTTGGTGGAAATGTCGAAATCGGTTCCAACTCCGCCATTGATCGGGCCGCGCTGGACGTGACCCGCGTGGGCGAGGGGACCAAGATCGACAATCTGGTTCAGGTGGCCCACAACGTGGAAATCGGACAGCATTGCCTGATCATTTCCCAGGTGGGCATTGCCGGGAGCACCAAGGTCGGCAACGGTGTCATTCTGGCTGGTCAGGTCGGCGTGGCGGACAACGTGTCCATTGGTGACAATGTGCAGGTTGCCGCGCAGTCCGGCATTGCCGGCAATGTTGCCGAAGGGGCGAAACTGATGGGCAGTCCGGCCATTCCGGTCAAGCAGTACATGCGCGCCGGTGGGGTCTGCCTGCCCAGGCTGCCGGAGTTGTTCAAGCGCGTGAAACAGCTTGAAAGGGAACTGGAGCAGCTCAAGGCCGTTTCTGGAGAGAACGATGGGTAA
- the fabZ gene encoding 3-hydroxyacyl-ACP dehydratase FabZ: MGNFEEIIEIKRIMEMIPHRYPFLLVDRVVEFEAGVRMKAYKNVTMNEPFFQGHFPGLPVMPGVLILEALAQTGAVFVTRSVDFESKDKVFLFAGMNNVKFRTPVVPGDKLDLEVFYQRKKMNIWRMSGVATVDGKVVAQGDFTAAVADKGDM, translated from the coding sequence ATGGGTAATTTCGAGGAAATCATTGAAATCAAGCGGATCATGGAAATGATTCCGCATCGATATCCGTTTCTGCTGGTGGACAGGGTGGTGGAATTCGAAGCCGGTGTTCGCATGAAGGCGTACAAGAACGTGACCATGAACGAGCCGTTTTTTCAGGGACATTTTCCCGGACTTCCGGTCATGCCCGGCGTGCTCATTCTGGAGGCTCTGGCCCAGACCGGCGCTGTCTTCGTGACCCGTTCCGTGGATTTCGAATCCAAGGACAAGGTCTTTCTTTTTGCGGGAATGAACAACGTCAAGTTCCGTACTCCGGTGGTTCCCGGTGACAAGCTGGATCTTGAGGTCTTTTATCAGAGAAAGAAAATGAACATATGGCGCATGAGCGGCGTTGCCACTGTGGACGGCAAGGTCGTGGCTCAAGGGGATTTCACCGCTGCTGTCGCCGATAAAGGGGATATGTAG
- the lpxA gene encoding acyl-ACP--UDP-N-acetylglucosamine O-acyltransferase → MATEIHPTAVVDPSVKLGVDVRIGPYVVVEADTVIGDGSYVESFAVIKRYTEMGKNNHIHPNAVIGGEPQHVAYQDEKTFTRLGDNNTVRECVTIHRGTVQGDGETVVGSNCMLMAYSHVAHDCRLGDNVILANSVNLAGHVQIGNHVIVSGISAVQQHVRIGDYAFLGGASGYNLDVPPYMLAHGVRGKLSGLNIIGLKRHGFTSETCKMLKRAYKTIFCSGQTKEKALAQVEAEIQGVPEVDTLVAFIRESRGVAPDTRQKSGQCQDDE, encoded by the coding sequence GTGGCTACCGAGATTCATCCTACTGCGGTGGTTGACCCTTCCGTCAAGCTCGGCGTTGACGTCCGGATCGGACCCTATGTGGTTGTCGAGGCGGATACCGTGATCGGCGATGGTTCCTACGTGGAATCCTTTGCCGTGATCAAGCGGTATACGGAAATGGGAAAAAACAACCACATTCATCCCAATGCGGTCATCGGCGGTGAACCGCAGCATGTCGCGTATCAGGACGAAAAGACGTTTACCCGACTCGGCGACAACAACACGGTCCGCGAGTGCGTGACCATTCATCGCGGAACAGTGCAGGGTGACGGGGAAACCGTGGTCGGTTCCAACTGCATGCTCATGGCCTATTCCCATGTCGCGCATGACTGCCGCCTCGGGGACAACGTGATTCTGGCCAACTCGGTCAATCTGGCCGGTCATGTCCAGATCGGCAATCATGTCATCGTGAGCGGCATTTCCGCCGTGCAGCAGCATGTGCGGATCGGTGACTACGCCTTTCTTGGCGGCGCCAGCGGCTACAATCTCGATGTTCCTCCCTACATGCTGGCGCACGGAGTTCGCGGCAAGCTTTCCGGGCTGAACATCATCGGGCTCAAGCGTCATGGTTTCACTTCCGAGACCTGCAAGATGCTCAAACGGGCCTACAAGACCATTTTCTGTTCCGGTCAGACCAAGGAAAAAGCCCTGGCTCAGGTTGAAGCGGAAATTCAGGGCGTACCGGAAGTGGATACGCTTGTTGCCTTCATTCGCGAAAGCAGGGGCGTTGCTCCCGACACGCGTCAGAAGAGCGGGCAGTGCCAGGACGACGAGTAG
- a CDS encoding OmpH family outer membrane protein, with translation MKRILFATLCLVVLLQVPAYAADAKIGVFSMQKLMLESDASQDAGAQMKAEFEPLIKDLEREKAAIQKMEEDIKKQDLALKLDAKQDMQRKLRSRIRDYQDSAVALQQKQASQSQKLQKPILELIQKVVDEYGKKHKMTVIMDMRVAGIVYFDNSVEITDALMAEMNKQWKAKK, from the coding sequence ATGAAACGCATTCTTTTTGCCACCTTGTGCCTGGTTGTTCTGCTTCAGGTGCCCGCGTATGCCGCAGACGCCAAGATCGGTGTTTTCAGCATGCAGAAACTCATGCTCGAATCCGATGCGTCCCAGGATGCCGGAGCCCAGATGAAGGCCGAGTTCGAGCCCCTGATCAAGGACCTTGAGCGGGAAAAGGCTGCCATCCAGAAGATGGAAGAGGACATCAAGAAGCAGGATCTGGCTCTGAAGCTGGACGCCAAGCAGGACATGCAGCGCAAGCTTCGCAGCCGCATCCGCGACTATCAGGACAGCGCCGTTGCCCTCCAGCAGAAGCAGGCCTCCCAGAGCCAGAAGCTGCAGAAGCCCATTCTGGAACTCATTCAGAAGGTGGTCGACGAATATGGCAAGAAGCACAAGATGACCGTGATCATGGACATGCGCGTGGCCGGTATCGTGTACTTCGATAACAGCGTGGAAATCACGGATGCACTGATGGCCGAGATGAACAAGCAGTGGAAGGCCAAGAAGTAG
- a CDS encoding AsmA family protein, with the protein MTRMLRRFLVFVSETVAVAVLLGAAALFFVSRYIDTQDFRTRFVSVLQDATGVPFRLDGELDISFRPWIRLHVKGLTIPDDPEFGDLPLLEVDNLLLGVRLFPLLDRDVIVNAASVEGMTVNVVRLPDGRFNWESVVASSGNGSAMNAGSGEEGGIAIRDFVIRGADVSGCTLRMRDKLEKQSYIAQGLEMKLGEFRPGERVAFTLRGSFGWDQGDVVADVNLQGSLDSGLGRKHDLISDTSLYAVVGGGFLPDKAAPGEVTANIRFDREQDKLLVDGFHLRLLGMSAHGSFRTGRLDAPFLLEGELAVNSFAPRPLLKEYVPALPLDKVRDGLNSVSGETRFRMDGKGISLEKLSFALDDARLRGSLACFDFSNPEFHFDLTAGKLDIDRYLPLFMTEEPFVWGDFHLAELAHLRAKGKAKASSVVVLGHEFDSVSASLASSRGKMQLATGPFLFNGSSARGRAMLDLDLSGAARRSPVVSMVGAVEVAADSFVWKSDSVDIHSGGKVRLELRAGKVPCVPADRSLKLLHHVALAGKAEMTNGVISVATDHARKNVAFSRAETSLDAHSLAEDSDWFGFQVNGSLNVDGQSGKYVSALQVEGPVAVRENGDFRASEVVFSGRFAGDFFPQKSDLLQAKGRISLDSTADSLQVGSLLVRGLGTEVSGSISGRELSGKQEYSGMLSVTRCQPRRLLRLAGLEPWEMADPGVLGELTVSSRFALSSDGFRFDDVNGRLDDCAVQGMVRGEGFDTPVLRFSLDAGRLDLDRYLPPEDDVRKARSRSSQAVHESAPVRLPMTFLRALRLDGTVRIAEFRLDDLWATRVSGTVRAEKGDIAVKAKGRMYGGALDVDWSGEVGEEYLHTALKLHVEDGRIEQMLKDVAGRDYIRGETDVDFDLSASGATDDDVVNSLSGTAWFRVRDGSFRFSKSDDAGQGKRTVFQKAAGDFTVQNGVFSVQKFRMDAPPLLVTTGSGFFSVADDVIALSLRNDFVAVPSVTIQLHGRLSDPQVRIPTKNILSDTVTNILTLPQKPIDFLRDLLPW; encoded by the coding sequence ATGACGCGGATGTTGCGGCGTTTTCTGGTTTTCGTGTCCGAAACCGTTGCCGTTGCTGTCCTGCTTGGGGCTGCCGCGCTTTTTTTCGTCTCCCGATACATTGATACCCAAGATTTTCGGACGCGATTCGTCTCGGTCCTGCAGGATGCCACGGGTGTCCCTTTTCGGCTTGATGGCGAACTGGACATTTCCTTCCGTCCATGGATTCGCCTGCATGTCAAGGGGCTGACCATTCCCGATGATCCGGAATTCGGCGATCTGCCGCTTCTGGAAGTGGACAACCTGCTTCTGGGCGTTCGCCTGTTTCCGCTTCTGGATCGTGACGTCATTGTCAATGCCGCATCGGTCGAGGGCATGACCGTGAATGTGGTGCGCCTGCCGGATGGCCGGTTCAACTGGGAATCGGTCGTGGCATCCTCCGGAAACGGTTCGGCCATGAACGCCGGCAGCGGCGAGGAGGGCGGAATTGCCATTCGGGATTTCGTCATTCGAGGCGCCGACGTTTCCGGTTGCACCTTGCGCATGCGGGACAAGCTGGAAAAGCAATCCTACATTGCGCAGGGGTTGGAAATGAAACTGGGCGAGTTTCGGCCGGGGGAGCGTGTTGCCTTTACCTTGCGCGGCTCCTTTGGCTGGGATCAGGGGGATGTTGTTGCCGATGTGAATCTTCAGGGAAGTCTGGATTCCGGTCTGGGCAGAAAGCACGACCTGATTTCCGATACGTCCCTCTACGCTGTTGTGGGGGGCGGGTTCCTGCCGGACAAGGCTGCCCCGGGTGAAGTGACGGCCAACATCCGGTTCGACCGTGAACAGGACAAGCTGCTTGTGGACGGTTTCCACCTTCGGCTTCTTGGCATGTCGGCTCATGGTTCGTTCCGGACAGGACGGCTGGATGCGCCTTTTCTTCTGGAGGGCGAATTGGCGGTCAATTCCTTTGCGCCCCGTCCGTTGCTCAAGGAGTATGTGCCTGCATTGCCTCTCGACAAGGTGCGCGACGGGCTGAACTCCGTTTCCGGGGAAACGCGTTTTCGCATGGATGGCAAAGGCATCAGTTTGGAGAAACTGTCGTTTGCCTTGGATGATGCCAGGCTTCGTGGTTCCTTGGCCTGTTTCGATTTTTCCAATCCGGAATTCCATTTCGATCTGACTGCGGGCAAACTGGATATCGACCGGTATCTTCCGCTTTTCATGACCGAAGAGCCTTTTGTCTGGGGAGATTTTCATCTTGCCGAGCTGGCGCACCTTCGGGCAAAGGGGAAGGCCAAAGCTTCAAGCGTCGTGGTCCTTGGGCATGAGTTCGACTCGGTCTCCGCGTCGTTGGCATCTTCCCGTGGAAAAATGCAATTGGCCACCGGGCCTTTTCTTTTCAACGGCAGTTCCGCCAGGGGGCGTGCAATGCTTGATCTCGACTTGTCCGGCGCTGCCCGCCGATCGCCAGTCGTATCCATGGTCGGGGCTGTGGAAGTGGCTGCCGACTCGTTTGTCTGGAAGTCGGATTCGGTTGATATCCACTCCGGGGGCAAGGTCAGGCTTGAGTTGCGCGCTGGGAAAGTGCCATGTGTACCGGCTGACCGTTCCCTGAAACTTCTGCACCATGTCGCATTGGCGGGCAAGGCCGAGATGACGAACGGCGTGATTTCCGTTGCCACGGACCATGCCCGGAAGAATGTTGCCTTTTCCCGGGCCGAAACCTCCCTTGATGCGCATTCGCTGGCCGAGGATTCGGACTGGTTCGGTTTTCAGGTCAACGGGAGTCTGAATGTCGATGGGCAGAGCGGGAAGTACGTTTCCGCATTGCAGGTCGAAGGTCCTGTTGCAGTGCGGGAGAACGGGGACTTTCGCGCATCCGAAGTCGTGTTTTCCGGTCGGTTTGCCGGTGATTTCTTTCCGCAGAAGAGCGACCTCCTGCAGGCCAAGGGCAGAATTTCCCTTGACTCCACTGCGGACTCCCTGCAAGTCGGCAGTCTGCTGGTACGTGGTCTTGGAACGGAAGTCTCCGGCAGTATCTCCGGTCGGGAACTGAGTGGAAAACAGGAATATTCAGGGATGTTGTCCGTGACGAGGTGCCAGCCTCGGCGCCTGTTGCGACTGGCCGGTTTGGAACCCTGGGAAATGGCTGATCCCGGCGTTCTGGGAGAACTGACCGTATCGTCCCGGTTCGCACTTTCCTCCGATGGATTCCGTTTCGACGATGTGAATGGACGACTGGATGACTGCGCTGTTCAGGGCATGGTTCGTGGCGAGGGATTCGACACCCCTGTGCTGCGGTTTTCCCTTGATGCCGGACGGCTGGATCTGGACAGGTATCTGCCGCCGGAAGATGACGTGCGCAAGGCGCGGAGCAGGAGTTCCCAGGCTGTCCATGAATCGGCTCCCGTTCGTCTGCCCATGACTTTTCTGCGTGCTCTGCGGCTGGATGGAACGGTGCGGATCGCCGAGTTTCGACTGGATGATCTGTGGGCGACCCGGGTTTCCGGTACGGTCAGGGCGGAAAAGGGTGACATTGCCGTCAAGGCCAAGGGCCGGATGTATGGAGGGGCTCTGGACGTGGACTGGTCCGGCGAGGTAGGCGAGGAATATCTGCATACCGCCCTGAAGCTGCATGTTGAAGACGGACGCATTGAGCAGATGCTCAAGGATGTGGCCGGGCGCGACTATATCCGTGGCGAAACCGATGTGGATTTCGATCTGTCCGCAAGCGGTGCCACGGATGACGATGTCGTGAATTCCCTGTCGGGCACGGCATGGTTCCGGGTGCGCGACGGTTCGTTCCGTTTTTCGAAGAGCGATGACGCCGGGCAGGGAAAGCGTACGGTCTTTCAAAAGGCGGCCGGAGATTTCACGGTGCAGAACGGAGTCTTTTCGGTGCAGAAGTTTCGCATGGACGCGCCGCCGCTTCTCGTGACAACGGGGTCGGGCTTCTTCAGTGTTGCTGACGATGTTATCGCCTTGTCCCTGCGCAATGATTTCGTGGCCGTGCCGAGTGTGACCATTCAGCTTCATGGAAGACTGTCCGACCCGCAGGTGAGGATTCCCACCAAAAACATTCTCAGTGATACGGTGACGAACATCCTTACGTTACCGCAGAAGCCCATCGACTTCTTGCGGGATCTTCTCCCCTGGTAG
- a CDS encoding YihY/virulence factor BrkB family protein has protein sequence MTPKRVRKASATLRSHFVEDIWVRNAPDTPLHVRAWKAVCRFFYLVGHGFFQDQCIIRAAALTFTTILSVVPFLAVAFSISKGFGLQNTEVIRTLILKMTTGRMEVADKIIEYIDRTNVQALGWIGVAMLLFTVLSLVGTIEKAFNTIWQVNRGRSTWRKISDFLPIIVICPIVLLVASSFNVSLHQQNMIKGLLSIQAIGYLEALFLKITPFILISLAFAFMFAFIPNTKVRFSGALLGGMFAGALWQVAQWAYINWQIGAAKYNAIYGSFAQFPLLLVWIYISWTIVLLGSEVSYAFQNLNAFVKKRFFGNATPFERQKLAVLMMVMLARSFRDARPLPSVEELSDQLMAPSSLVSDLYAVLAKFGYVVPVQGREGEVFAPARSLEDVRVVDIIGVVNMDGDNRSYAAFAKRFGFMETLFDNLGKVVSESEANLTLLECAEKFPAHAIEVPKEEVGETK, from the coding sequence ATGACGCCGAAACGAGTGCGCAAGGCATCGGCCACGCTTCGCAGCCATTTTGTCGAGGATATCTGGGTCCGCAACGCCCCGGACACGCCTCTGCATGTGCGCGCCTGGAAGGCCGTCTGCCGCTTCTTCTATCTGGTTGGGCACGGTTTCTTTCAGGATCAATGCATCATCCGGGCTGCGGCCCTGACCTTCACCACCATTCTCTCCGTTGTTCCGTTTCTGGCCGTGGCCTTTTCCATTTCCAAGGGGTTCGGCTTGCAGAACACCGAAGTCATCAGGACGCTCATCCTGAAGATGACCACGGGCCGCATGGAAGTGGCGGACAAGATCATCGAATACATCGACCGGACCAATGTTCAGGCGCTCGGCTGGATCGGCGTGGCCATGCTGCTGTTTACGGTTCTTTCCCTTGTCGGGACCATTGAAAAGGCCTTCAACACGATCTGGCAGGTCAATCGGGGGCGGTCCACATGGCGAAAGATTTCCGACTTTCTGCCCATTATCGTGATTTGCCCCATCGTCCTGCTTGTGGCGTCCAGTTTCAACGTTTCCCTGCATCAGCAGAACATGATCAAGGGGCTGCTCAGCATTCAGGCCATCGGGTATCTTGAGGCCCTGTTTCTCAAGATCACCCCGTTCATTCTCATTTCGCTGGCCTTTGCCTTCATGTTCGCATTCATCCCCAACACCAAGGTCCGTTTTTCCGGGGCGCTTCTGGGGGGCATGTTCGCAGGTGCGCTCTGGCAGGTTGCGCAATGGGCCTACATCAACTGGCAGATAGGCGCGGCCAAGTACAATGCCATCTACGGCAGTTTTGCCCAGTTCCCCCTGCTGCTTGTCTGGATTTACATCAGTTGGACCATCGTGCTTCTCGGCAGCGAGGTGAGCTACGCTTTTCAGAATCTGAACGCCTTTGTCAAAAAACGGTTTTTCGGCAATGCCACGCCATTTGAACGTCAGAAACTTGCCGTGCTCATGATGGTCATGCTTGCCAGGAGCTTTCGGGATGCGCGGCCCCTGCCTTCCGTCGAGGAACTTTCGGATCAGTTGATGGCGCCGTCTTCTCTGGTTTCCGATCTGTATGCCGTGTTGGCCAAGTTCGGATATGTGGTGCCTGTGCAAGGCAGAGAAGGCGAAGTGTTCGCCCCGGCACGGTCTCTGGAAGACGTCCGGGTGGTGGATATCATCGGAGTGGTCAACATGGATGGCGACAATCGCAGCTATGCCGCGTTTGCCAAACGGTTCGGGTTCATGGAAACCCTGTTCGACAATCTGGGCAAGGTCGTGTCCGAAAGTGAAGCCAATCTGACGTTGCTCGAATGCGCGGAAAAATTTCCTGCCCATGCCATTGAAGTGCCGAAAGAGGAAGTCGGGGAAACGAAATAG
- a CDS encoding damage-control phosphatase ARMT1 family protein, whose product MYTSIDCMPCLMGMALRSARLARPHDEDFHHLVVSRWCRILADLDLRLPPPAIAAHLNRLVAELSGCADLYEDDKLEANASVSRTLPRLRSLLDEQRPQGETCVLSLALDMSIVGNFIDRGVELTFDWKAALDNLSTSLCPVTVERFMDRTGPGKEVLILGDNAGEIVLDTLLVEELSRLGCSVTYAVRSCPVLNDATVADAEQVGMTALCPVVESGVDTPGTVLERCTPDFLDKMRNADLVLAKGQGNFEALQGRFPGVFCAFKVKCDRVARDTGQEIGSSAFLVTCGRES is encoded by the coding sequence ATGTATACATCCATAGACTGCATGCCGTGCCTGATGGGCATGGCGCTTCGTTCAGCCCGGCTGGCTCGCCCTCATGACGAGGATTTTCACCACCTTGTGGTTTCCCGGTGGTGTCGCATTCTTGCCGATCTGGATTTGCGTCTTCCTCCGCCGGCCATCGCTGCCCATTTGAACAGGCTGGTGGCCGAGTTGTCCGGTTGCGCCGATCTGTACGAGGACGATAAGCTGGAGGCCAATGCGAGCGTTTCAAGGACGTTGCCCCGCCTTCGGTCCCTGCTTGACGAACAGAGGCCGCAGGGGGAAACCTGCGTACTGTCGCTTGCTTTGGATATGTCCATAGTCGGCAATTTCATCGACAGGGGCGTGGAATTGACGTTTGATTGGAAAGCGGCACTCGACAACCTGTCGACCTCATTGTGCCCTGTTACCGTGGAACGTTTCATGGATCGCACCGGGCCGGGCAAAGAGGTGCTCATCCTCGGCGACAATGCCGGAGAAATCGTGCTGGATACCCTGCTGGTCGAAGAGCTTTCCAGACTCGGATGCTCCGTGACCTATGCCGTTCGTTCCTGTCCCGTGCTCAATGATGCCACGGTTGCCGATGCCGAACAGGTCGGCATGACAGCTCTGTGTCCCGTGGTCGAGAGCGGAGTGGATACGCCGGGTACGGTACTGGAACGGTGCACGCCGGATTTCCTCGATAAAATGCGCAATGCCGATTTGGTTCTGGCCAAGGGGCAGGGCAATTTCGAGGCCTTGCAGGGACGTTTTCCGGGGGTGTTCTGTGCCTTCAAGGTCAAGTGCGACCGAGTAGCCCGGGATACGGGACAGGAGATCGGCAGTTCCGCCTTTCTCGTCACCTGCGGCCGGGAGTCGTGA